From Glycine soja cultivar W05 chromosome 4, ASM419377v2, whole genome shotgun sequence, the proteins below share one genomic window:
- the LOC114410507 gene encoding transcription factor MYB2-like encodes MAGHMGRGVIEEQVWRKGPWTAEEDRLLVEYVRLHGEGRWNSVARLAKHEQCYEMAKMMLKVTFVSETILNTVNPKDQIYSEVSRSFAVRWKDVLDRLRNLFDKDGNLHIALYN; translated from the exons ATGGCTGGCCATATGGGTAGAGGTGTCATAGAGGAGCAGGTATGGAGGAAGGGACCTTGGACTGCTGAAGAGGACAGGTTGCTTGTTGAGTATGTCAGGTTGCATGGTGAAGGCAGATGGAACTCTGTTGCTAGGCTTGCAA AACACGAACAGTGCTACGAAATGGCCAAGATGATGCTGAAGGTCACTTTTGTATCAGAGACTATTTTAAACACCGTTAACCCCAAGGACCAG ATTTACAGTGAAGTTAGTAGGTCATTTGCTGTGAGGTGGAAAGATGTACTTGATCGTTTACGAAATTTGTTTGACAAGGATGGAAATTTGCATATCGCTCTCTACAACTAA